A window of the Erpetoichthys calabaricus chromosome 10, fErpCal1.3, whole genome shotgun sequence genome harbors these coding sequences:
- the c10h1orf53 gene encoding uncharacterized protein C1orf53 homolog has translation MTATGSSALAFLKSARLVIHDAGAASTLPKGSCGIPVWPLRRHACWRGTRDKLAEGADETKLSPTDRDIARIHRLACENGQQTYKDPVTGYLVFTEYAHLQRGRCCGSACRHCPYGQENVQDPAKKKIFNSLFYT, from the exons ATGACGGCTACTGGCAGCAGCGCATTAGCATTTTTAAAGTCTGCACGGCTCGTCATACACGACGCGGGGGCTGCATCCACTTTACCAAAAGGGTCGTGTGGCATTCCAGTGTGGCCGCTGCGACGCCACGCTTGTTGGAGGGGGACGCGAGACAAGCTGGCTGAAGGGGCCGATGAGACGAAGTTATCGCCAACCGATCGCGACATCGCGCGAATCCACCGACTGGCCTGTGAG aATGGACAGCAGACATATAAAGATCCCGTGACTGGATACCTGGTCTTCACCGAGTATGCCCATCTTCAGAGGGGAAGGTGCTGTGGTTCTGCATGCAGACAT tGTCCATATGGTCAAGAAAATGTCCAAGACCCTGCGAAAAAGAAAATTTTCAATTCACTTTTTTATACCTAA